The Actinomycetes bacterium genome has a segment encoding these proteins:
- a CDS encoding alcohol dehydrogenase catalytic domain-containing protein produces MFTRPGDVELREEPAPVAGPGEALIHVRSSGICGSDLHGFWHVGMRKPPLIMGHEFAGADADGSRVVINPLLTCGTCAACLRGHSSVCANRQLIGVNRAGGFAEQVAVPTSALHRLPDGLPWVSAALIEPLANSVHALDLLGDPQGSLGIVGAGSIGLLTFLVARSRGYDVVLAEPSDVRRDTAQRLGATVVPHLGSVDREFDVTIDAVGSTESRRSALERLSSRGTSVWIGLAEADSTIGANDIVRSEKRVVGSFAYTDDEFAHAVTLVSTLDLTWVTPIPMAESERTFLELARGRSDIIKAVLDLCEQGDR; encoded by the coding sequence GTGTTCACTCGCCCGGGTGACGTGGAGCTGCGCGAGGAGCCCGCTCCGGTCGCCGGTCCTGGAGAAGCGCTCATCCACGTCCGCTCCTCGGGGATCTGTGGCAGCGACCTGCACGGATTCTGGCACGTGGGGATGCGCAAGCCGCCGCTGATCATGGGCCACGAGTTCGCCGGTGCCGACGCCGACGGCTCCCGCGTCGTCATCAACCCGCTCCTCACCTGCGGGACATGCGCCGCCTGCCTGCGCGGCCATTCCTCGGTGTGCGCGAACCGGCAGCTGATCGGCGTCAACCGCGCGGGCGGCTTCGCCGAGCAGGTCGCCGTGCCGACCTCCGCGCTGCATCGCCTTCCGGACGGTCTCCCTTGGGTGTCGGCTGCCCTCATCGAGCCGCTCGCCAACTCGGTGCACGCGCTCGACCTCCTGGGCGATCCGCAAGGCAGCCTCGGCATCGTCGGCGCTGGGTCGATCGGTTTGCTCACCTTCCTCGTGGCGCGATCCCGGGGGTACGACGTCGTCCTCGCCGAGCCGTCGGATGTTCGGCGCGACACCGCGCAGCGACTTGGTGCGACCGTCGTGCCCCACCTCGGGTCCGTCGACCGCGAGTTCGACGTGACGATCGACGCGGTGGGCAGCACCGAGTCTCGCCGTTCCGCTCTGGAGCGGCTCTCTTCTCGAGGCACGAGCGTGTGGATCGGGCTGGCCGAGGCGGATTCGACCATCGGGGCCAACGACATCGTGCGGAGCGAGAAGCGCGTCGTCGGCTCTTTCGCCTACACCGACGACGAGTTCGCTCACGCTGTGACGCTCGTGTCCACGCTGGACCTCACCTGGGTCACCCCGATCCCGATGGCTGAGTCGGAACGGACGTTCCTGGAGCTCGCCCGAGGTCGAAGCGACATCATCAAGGCCGTGCTCGACCTGTGCGAGCAGGGCGACCGATGA